From the Bacillus sp. SM2101 genome, one window contains:
- a CDS encoding glycerophosphodiester phosphodiesterase yields MSTLVYAHRGASKLAPENTMTAFLTAEELGADGIELDVQLSKDNIPVIIHDETLNRTTNGVGYVKDYTAKELEELDAGSWFTPLHMGEKIPTLDHFLSWFSTTKMLLNLELKNSLIEYKGIEQIVCDMLKAYKVDDRTVISSFNHHSIKNVMKIDPQLDTAFLVSSRLQKAWESAKNAGTKSIHVKHNLLSKQFVDECRKENMTLRTYTVNRPLSIRLYYKWKVDGIITDVPNTAVKIRKKMSSSIKKRFLF; encoded by the coding sequence ATGTCTACTCTCGTATACGCCCATCGCGGAGCAAGTAAATTAGCTCCTGAAAACACGATGACTGCATTCTTAACTGCAGAAGAGCTTGGTGCAGATGGGATTGAACTTGATGTTCAATTATCAAAAGATAATATCCCTGTGATTATTCACGATGAAACATTAAACAGGACGACAAACGGCGTAGGTTACGTAAAAGACTACACTGCAAAAGAATTGGAAGAGTTAGATGCGGGGAGCTGGTTTACGCCTTTGCATATGGGTGAAAAAATTCCAACTTTAGATCACTTTCTAAGCTGGTTTTCAACTACAAAAATGCTATTAAACCTAGAATTAAAAAATTCCCTCATCGAATATAAAGGCATTGAACAAATCGTTTGTGACATGTTAAAGGCATACAAAGTAGATGACCGAACAGTCATTTCTTCATTTAATCATCATAGTATTAAAAATGTTATGAAGATTGACCCTCAGCTAGATACAGCGTTTTTAGTGTCATCTAGATTACAAAAAGCATGGGAAAGTGCAAAAAATGCTGGCACAAAGAGTATTCATGTCAAGCATAACCTTTTAAGCAAGCAATTTGTTGACGAATGTCGTAAAGAAAACATGACCCTTAGAACTTATACAGTCAATAGACCATTATCTATTCGTTTGTACTACAAATGGAAAGTTGATGGAATCATTACAGATGTTCCTAATACAGCTGTTAAAATTAGAAAAAAGATGTCCTCCTCCATTAAAAAGAGATTTCTTTTTTAA
- a CDS encoding S-layer homology domain-containing protein: protein MFQYTRIFLAFILVLLSVPMQTVFAQDKPVSAYLPTDLEEDYWAYTEINHFIQADIINGYLNNQNDMEIRPNDNVTRSQFVKILVNAMGLQTSQQGKTYTDVTSDDWFYEYVNVASNHGIVNGKEDGSFAPYEKITRDQLTAMIVRAFENTISFEQSDEQSFTDVTNSYWAYEDIEKASSLGIVKGYDDETFKPRDHATRAQAVVMIYRSLNQELANVPTNDELTSFLRSYIENENELSTNQSFDELEQLYINDSIGFYQAQGIAAVESYKSLVKQMKEEVDEFAINADNNFSLLVTTSTDRYVTVQIKDLNYEIKIKNSDLDLDVTSTKNAEGKYYLKKDMQEDTWKIYAFSPSAE from the coding sequence ATGTTTCAATATACTAGAATCTTCTTAGCTTTTATACTCGTTCTGTTAAGTGTTCCTATGCAGACTGTTTTTGCTCAAGACAAACCTGTCTCTGCGTATCTTCCAACTGATTTGGAGGAAGATTATTGGGCTTACACTGAAATAAATCATTTTATACAAGCTGATATTATTAACGGTTATTTAAATAACCAAAATGATATGGAAATAAGACCTAATGACAATGTTACCCGTTCCCAATTTGTAAAAATACTCGTTAATGCAATGGGTCTACAAACTAGCCAACAAGGTAAAACGTATACTGATGTCACATCTGATGATTGGTTTTATGAATATGTAAATGTTGCAAGTAACCATGGCATTGTTAATGGGAAGGAAGATGGCAGCTTTGCACCGTATGAAAAAATTACAAGAGACCAACTAACAGCTATGATCGTACGAGCATTTGAAAATACAATATCTTTTGAACAAAGTGACGAACAATCGTTCACGGACGTTACAAATTCATACTGGGCGTATGAAGACATCGAAAAAGCAAGTTCACTAGGAATTGTTAAAGGGTATGATGATGAAACTTTCAAACCTAGGGATCATGCAACAAGAGCTCAAGCAGTAGTAATGATCTATAGATCATTAAATCAAGAGCTAGCAAATGTACCGACTAATGATGAACTTACCTCGTTTTTAAGATCATATATAGAGAATGAAAATGAATTATCGACAAACCAATCATTTGATGAATTAGAGCAATTATATATAAATGACTCGATCGGCTTTTATCAAGCTCAAGGAATAGCAGCAGTAGAGAGCTATAAATCCCTTGTTAAACAAATGAAAGAAGAAGTTGATGAATTTGCAATTAATGCGGACAACAATTTTTCTTTATTAGTAACAACATCAACTGATAGATACGTTACAGTACAAATCAAGGATTTAAACTATGAAATCAAGATTAAAAACAGCGATTTGGATTTAGATGTAACATCAACTAAAAATGCTGAAGGTAAGTACTATTTGAAAAAAGATATGCAAGAAGACACATGGAAAATCTACGCTTTTTCCCCAAGTGCTGAGTAA
- a CDS encoding efflux RND transporter permease subunit, producing MKLSDFSIRRPVFTLVSMLLVIILGFVSLLNIPLKLIPDIKPPIAVVVASYPGASPAEVVEKVTKPLETNLSTLPGLKTLTSTSQESASLTLMEFSWTTSIEDIENEVRSRIDQTQLPDDAGKPSFMKFDPSQFPIIQMSVTANANDKKELQSLADGLSQELTKIEGVASVNLSGNTIDEIKVELDQGLLQQYSLTQNDIVDLLKAQNISLPGDTILTDGKELTTRVISSIISVDMLKEIAITVDPTTGEKVTLGDISEVKVAPQNEDTITRSNQDPALLVSVLQQSDANTASVSAAFKDKLDDILGKEKYEDVEAQILFDQGDFIQVAIDNISTTLILGGLFAMVVLFFFLRNVKSPFIIGVAIPYSVILTFVLMYFSDFSLNIMTLGGLALGIGMLVDNSIVVIENIYRHLSMGKDPKEAASHGVKEVAGAITASTFTTIAVFVPVVFITGIIGELFTEFAMTIAFSLFASLVVALTVVPMLASRMLKAPKENKEKVRRDSPFMKGLDRSIKWALRRRAVVLIIAVVFLGSGLYGITTVGMEFLPKTDEGFFTISVELENGTALTETDKVVEQIENVLADEDDVDVYVSLLGSTQENSFRGTSQGNIAEISVKMKDFDNRERSTFQFVDDVKREIEKEAERANSTAEVSFNLQSTTGSAPNTLSFSVKDIDKERLEDAVTQIYDELLTIDDVTELTTDLSDTVEEVQMTVDREKAFANGLAPAQIAMTVNNVTRGVNATRITDESNEIFNVHVSYDKDITSNLDQLKTLLVKKPDGSYIPISDVAEITIGEGPVNIQRINEQNAVQFTLKYANSTNLGAISSEVDEKIADLDLNDETEITFGGDRDLLESSIDDMVFAFILAIVFVYLVMAAQFESLKYPFVIMFTVPLMVIGVSIGLTVTRVPVSLMAIIGLIVLAGIVVNNAIVLIDYINQKKSDGYKTYDAIVEAVKVRTRPILMTATTTILGLFPLALGLGEGTEMNQPMGITVIGGLLSSTFLTLFVIPVVYSFFDKETRRLNKKYITPDGHLIPAYLLDEIHEKPEVKEQAEQLPPVEDTIYSEDNLPVEQKEHKNEDMVSMLENILKLVKDQEGKKNDNLKEDKEK from the coding sequence ATGAAATTAAGTGATTTTTCCATTAGGAGGCCTGTATTTACACTAGTATCTATGTTACTAGTCATTATTTTAGGCTTTGTTTCACTATTAAATATTCCACTAAAATTAATACCTGATATCAAGCCGCCAATCGCGGTTGTAGTTGCATCATATCCTGGTGCGAGTCCAGCAGAAGTTGTTGAGAAAGTAACGAAACCACTTGAAACTAATCTTTCAACTCTACCTGGGCTAAAGACGTTAACTTCGACATCACAGGAAAGTGCAAGTTTAACGTTAATGGAATTTTCATGGACGACTTCTATTGAGGATATTGAAAACGAAGTACGTAGTAGAATTGATCAGACACAACTTCCAGACGATGCAGGAAAACCAAGCTTTATGAAGTTTGATCCGTCACAGTTTCCTATTATCCAAATGTCTGTCACAGCAAACGCTAATGATAAAAAAGAATTGCAAAGTTTAGCAGATGGACTATCTCAGGAATTAACAAAAATAGAAGGCGTTGCAAGTGTTAATTTATCTGGGAATACGATAGACGAAATTAAAGTTGAACTTGACCAAGGTTTACTCCAACAGTATTCATTAACTCAAAATGATATAGTAGATCTGTTGAAAGCACAAAATATTTCTTTGCCTGGAGATACGATTTTAACTGATGGGAAGGAGCTGACTACTAGGGTTATAAGCTCGATCATATCAGTGGATATGCTGAAAGAAATAGCAATTACAGTAGATCCAACAACTGGAGAAAAAGTTACTCTTGGTGATATAAGTGAAGTGAAAGTTGCTCCACAAAACGAAGATACAATCACTCGTTCAAATCAGGATCCAGCTTTACTAGTTAGCGTACTACAGCAGTCCGATGCAAACACAGCCTCTGTTTCAGCGGCATTTAAGGATAAACTTGATGACATCCTTGGCAAAGAGAAATATGAGGATGTAGAAGCCCAAATTTTATTTGATCAAGGTGATTTTATACAAGTAGCGATTGATAATATATCTACTACACTTATACTAGGTGGACTATTTGCGATGGTCGTATTATTCTTCTTCCTTCGTAATGTAAAAAGTCCGTTTATTATTGGAGTTGCAATACCGTATTCAGTTATATTAACTTTTGTACTCATGTATTTCTCAGATTTTTCATTAAACATCATGACACTAGGTGGGCTTGCACTAGGCATTGGGATGTTAGTAGATAACTCGATAGTTGTTATTGAAAACATATATCGGCATTTATCAATGGGGAAGGACCCAAAAGAAGCAGCCTCTCATGGCGTAAAAGAAGTAGCAGGTGCCATTACAGCTTCAACATTCACAACTATTGCAGTGTTTGTTCCAGTTGTCTTTATTACAGGAATTATTGGTGAATTGTTTACTGAATTTGCAATGACTATTGCATTTAGCTTGTTTGCATCATTAGTCGTAGCATTAACAGTTGTACCGATGCTTGCAAGCCGTATGTTAAAAGCTCCAAAAGAAAATAAAGAGAAAGTACGTCGAGACTCTCCATTTATGAAAGGTCTTGATCGTTCAATTAAGTGGGCTCTTCGTCGTAGAGCTGTTGTATTAATTATTGCTGTTGTATTTTTAGGATCTGGACTCTATGGAATTACAACTGTAGGGATGGAATTTTTACCAAAAACTGATGAAGGCTTCTTTACTATTTCAGTAGAGTTGGAAAATGGTACAGCGTTAACTGAAACAGACAAAGTAGTTGAACAAATAGAAAACGTGCTAGCAGATGAAGATGATGTTGATGTGTATGTCAGCTTGCTTGGCTCTACACAAGAAAATTCATTTAGAGGTACCAGTCAAGGGAATATTGCTGAAATTTCTGTGAAAATGAAGGACTTTGATAATAGAGAGCGTTCTACATTCCAATTTGTTGACGATGTGAAGCGTGAGATTGAAAAAGAAGCCGAAAGAGCAAACTCAACAGCAGAAGTTTCATTCAATTTGCAATCAACTACTGGTTCTGCGCCAAACACACTATCTTTTAGTGTGAAGGATATTGATAAGGAACGACTAGAAGATGCTGTAACACAAATTTATGACGAACTTCTTACGATAGATGATGTAACAGAGCTCACAACTGATTTAAGTGATACAGTGGAAGAAGTACAAATGACAGTTGATCGTGAAAAAGCATTTGCGAATGGCTTAGCACCCGCTCAAATTGCTATGACTGTTAACAATGTGACACGTGGAGTAAATGCAACTAGAATTACCGATGAAAGTAATGAAATATTCAACGTGCATGTTAGCTATGATAAAGATATTACATCTAACCTCGATCAATTAAAAACGCTGTTAGTGAAGAAGCCAGATGGTTCATATATTCCTATTTCGGATGTAGCTGAAATTACAATTGGCGAAGGTCCTGTTAACATACAGAGGATCAATGAGCAAAATGCAGTACAATTTACGTTGAAATATGCTAATTCAACCAATTTGGGTGCAATTTCTAGCGAAGTCGATGAAAAGATAGCTGATTTAGATTTAAATGATGAAACCGAGATTACCTTCGGTGGGGATCGAGACCTATTAGAGTCTTCTATCGATGATATGGTATTTGCGTTTATTTTAGCGATTGTTTTTGTTTATTTAGTCATGGCAGCTCAATTTGAATCATTAAAATATCCGTTTGTAATTATGTTTACCGTTCCATTAATGGTCATTGGGGTATCCATTGGCTTAACAGTTACAAGGGTTCCTGTAAGTTTAATGGCGATTATTGGCTTGATTGTACTAGCTGGTATTGTTGTAAATAATGCGATTGTGTTAATCGATTATATTAATCAGAAGAAGAGTGATGGCTATAAAACGTATGATGCAATCGTAGAGGCGGTTAAGGTTAGGACGCGTCCGATATTAATGACAGCTACAACAACTATATTAGGTTTATTCCCGTTAGCACTCGGACTTGGCGAAGGTACGGAAATGAATCAGCCGATGGGTATTACAGTTATTGGTGGGTTATTAAGTAGTACATTCTTAACATTATTCGTCATTCCAGTTGTGTATAGCTTCTTTGATAAAGAGACGAGAAGACTGAATAAAAAATACATTACTCCTGATGGTCATCTCATTCCGGCATATTTATTAGATGAAATTCACGAAAAGCCAGAAGTCAAAGAACAAGCTGAACAATTACCACCAGTTGAAGATACAATTTATAGCGAGGATAATTTACCAGTTGAACAAAAGGAACACAAAAACGAAGACATGGTGTCTATGCTCGAAAATATATTAAAGTTAGTAAAGGATCAAGAAGGGAAAAAGAATGACAACCTAAAAGAAGATAAAGAGAAATAA
- a CDS encoding TetR/AcrR family transcriptional regulator, which produces MKDKKIFILETAMKLFAQNGYHNTSMQEIAHESGVAKGSLYNYFSSKEELFLSIFKHFYEHFTKQMSEQINDEVKSERDRFIIQIHRQLKEFTKYRDFLQMHMREKAFPERGKIKSYLFQMRIEMYRWYKSRILAIYGDDIRPFAFDLTAMFSGMLVEYLSFLIFDYQKLDLEKLAGYLVDRLDDLVKSVANKHEVIINEDSIRQYFSHLTNDKYQEIVHMILQMKEIIIGANLTDDDEKHALETLEVLLTQFQNNDESPRVGVVQGLLLFLEKLQIDDMMKYITSIRSLI; this is translated from the coding sequence ATGAAAGATAAAAAAATATTCATCCTAGAAACTGCGATGAAATTGTTTGCGCAAAATGGATACCATAACACCTCAATGCAGGAAATTGCCCATGAAAGTGGCGTGGCGAAAGGATCATTATATAATTATTTCTCTTCTAAAGAAGAACTGTTTTTGTCAATTTTTAAGCATTTTTATGAGCATTTTACAAAACAAATGTCTGAGCAAATCAACGATGAAGTCAAATCTGAAAGAGACCGTTTTATTATTCAAATCCATCGCCAACTAAAAGAATTTACGAAGTATCGAGACTTTTTACAAATGCATATGAGAGAGAAAGCCTTTCCAGAGAGGGGCAAAATAAAAAGTTATTTATTTCAAATGCGAATAGAAATGTATCGCTGGTACAAAAGTCGCATTCTTGCTATTTATGGAGATGATATTCGTCCATTTGCTTTTGATTTAACTGCTATGTTCAGTGGGATGCTCGTAGAATATTTATCCTTTCTCATATTTGACTATCAAAAACTTGATTTAGAAAAACTAGCTGGATACTTAGTAGATCGATTGGATGACCTTGTAAAAAGTGTTGCAAATAAGCATGAGGTTATTATAAATGAGGACTCTATACGTCAATATTTTAGTCACCTTACAAATGATAAATATCAAGAAATTGTCCATATGATTTTGCAAATGAAGGAAATAATTATTGGTGCAAATTTAACAGATGATGATGAGAAACACGCGCTGGAGACGTTAGAAGTTTTACTAACGCAGTTTCAAAACAATGATGAATCTCCGCGAGTAGGAGTAGTACAAGGCTTATTGCTTTTTTTAGAAAAACTACAGATAGATGACATGATGAAGTATATTACATCTATTCGCAGTTTGATATAG
- a CDS encoding fumarylacetoacetate hydrolase family protein has translation MRFVTAKKDDRLFVGTVNKEMTEVLDLNATEQDAFTDKLIPESLLQCIQLGHMFEERVQQIVKWAKQNNNNVYTLNDVELLAPIPRPSKNVFCVGKNYADHAIEMGSAADIPTDVMMFSKTPTTVIATNEIVLNHRDITNQLDYEGELAVVIGKKGKGISEDEALDYVFGYTIVNDITARDLQARHKQFLLGKSLDTSCPMGPVIVHKSLVKQPNQLNIETRVNDEVRQSANTKQFIFSIEKIISVLSQGTTLEPGDIIATGTPAGVGKGFSPPKFLQPGDVVEVTVEGIGTLSNSIEK, from the coding sequence ATGCGCTTTGTGACGGCAAAGAAGGATGACCGCTTGTTTGTAGGTACTGTAAATAAAGAAATGACAGAAGTGCTAGATTTAAACGCCACTGAACAGGACGCTTTTACTGATAAATTAATTCCAGAATCATTGCTACAGTGTATCCAACTTGGTCATATGTTTGAAGAACGTGTTCAACAGATAGTAAAGTGGGCTAAGCAAAACAACAACAATGTTTACACTTTAAATGATGTAGAGTTGTTAGCACCCATCCCAAGACCATCGAAGAATGTATTTTGTGTCGGCAAAAACTATGCTGACCATGCGATAGAAATGGGAAGTGCAGCGGATATTCCAACCGATGTAATGATGTTTTCTAAAACTCCAACGACTGTCATTGCTACTAATGAAATCGTATTAAATCATCGAGATATAACTAACCAGCTCGATTATGAAGGGGAGCTTGCAGTCGTTATAGGTAAGAAGGGGAAGGGCATCTCAGAAGATGAGGCATTAGATTACGTATTTGGATATACTATAGTTAATGATATTACTGCAAGAGATTTACAAGCACGGCATAAGCAGTTTTTACTGGGAAAAAGCTTGGACACTTCATGTCCAATGGGACCAGTGATCGTTCATAAATCGCTCGTCAAGCAGCCGAATCAATTAAACATTGAGACGAGAGTGAATGATGAGGTACGTCAGAGTGCAAATACAAAACAATTTATTTTTTCTATTGAAAAGATTATTTCAGTACTTTCTCAAGGTACAACGTTAGAGCCAGGAGATATTATTGCGACAGGAACACCAGCAGGTGTCGGTAAAGGCTTTAGCCCTCCTAAGTTTTTACAACCTGGTGATGTTGTAGAAGTAACTGTCGAAGGAATTGGTACTTTATCCAACTCCATAGAAAAATAG
- a CDS encoding DNA ligase D, translated as MIRPMLPTLSFTPPKGEEWTYEVKYDGFRGLLFIDHNECKLMSRNGNNLLNQFPEIKSFVESMRLEKIESFLPLILDGEICILDSSIKANFSKIQFRGRLKDQERIKHSLIQAPAYFLVFDLLQYSGNMTTHLPYVKRKEQLHHLFSQLALPTTVTMDRENLIQLISESCHFDSLWNEVQLHNGEGLIAKQIHSKWEAGKRTTHWIKVKNWKIGQFFVTKYEKPNGYFHVGLFREGSIYEIGLFSHGLSPVERSTLSQVIQDNKQTETTQFVCIQPSICVELKYLEVYNGSLRQPIFSRFLTDLNVNVCTWEKLHVEQQLNQPESTSTTVVHVTNPAKRLWKERFITKRDYLDYLNSISNYMLPFLQNRLLTTIRYPHGMYGEKFYQKNCPAYAPDFVQTFKHEDITYIICNNAETLAWLGNQLAIEFHVPFNSIKSKGPSEIVFDLDPPSRQYFKLAVQAALLMKKIFDQLQLQSFVKTSGNKGLQVYIPLPPNTFSYHDTRLFTRFIANYLIENDPQKFTVERLKKKRENRLYIDYVQHAEGKTIIAPYSVRGNVGAYVATPLFWHEVNHQLKIEHFPMESIIERVTTKGCPLHTFHQVDNKQPFEQILKFLGSNKSLL; from the coding sequence ATGATAAGACCTATGCTTCCAACATTGTCATTTACCCCTCCAAAAGGAGAAGAATGGACTTATGAAGTCAAATACGATGGTTTTCGAGGGCTATTGTTTATTGATCATAATGAATGTAAGTTAATGAGTCGTAACGGGAATAATTTACTAAACCAATTCCCTGAAATAAAATCATTTGTGGAGAGCATGAGGCTGGAGAAGATTGAGTCATTTCTTCCTCTCATCTTAGATGGTGAGATATGTATTTTGGATTCATCTATAAAAGCTAATTTCTCTAAAATCCAATTTAGGGGTCGCTTAAAAGATCAAGAAAGAATTAAACACAGCCTTATCCAGGCTCCAGCCTATTTTTTAGTATTTGATTTGCTACAATATAGCGGTAATATGACGACACATCTACCTTACGTTAAACGCAAGGAACAATTACATCACTTATTTTCACAGCTGGCTCTCCCTACTACTGTCACAATGGATAGGGAGAATCTTATTCAACTTATTAGTGAATCTTGTCATTTTGATTCCTTATGGAATGAAGTGCAGTTACATAACGGTGAAGGGCTTATTGCGAAACAAATACATAGTAAATGGGAAGCTGGGAAACGAACGACGCATTGGATAAAGGTGAAAAACTGGAAAATAGGTCAGTTTTTTGTGACGAAATATGAAAAACCAAATGGCTACTTTCACGTAGGTCTCTTTCGGGAGGGTAGCATTTACGAAATAGGTTTATTTTCACACGGTTTGAGTCCTGTTGAAAGATCTACACTTTCTCAAGTAATTCAAGACAACAAACAAACTGAAACAACTCAATTTGTTTGCATACAGCCTAGTATATGTGTAGAGCTAAAATATCTGGAAGTTTATAATGGCAGTTTAAGACAACCAATATTTTCAAGGTTTTTAACAGATTTAAATGTAAATGTATGTACGTGGGAAAAGCTTCACGTTGAACAACAGCTAAACCAGCCTGAATCTACTTCTACTACCGTTGTTCATGTAACAAACCCAGCAAAAAGATTATGGAAAGAGAGGTTTATTACTAAACGCGATTATCTCGATTATTTAAACAGCATCTCAAACTACATGCTTCCTTTTTTACAAAATCGATTATTAACTACAATCCGTTACCCGCACGGGATGTATGGTGAAAAGTTTTATCAAAAAAACTGTCCAGCATATGCTCCTGACTTTGTTCAAACTTTTAAACATGAAGATATTACTTACATCATATGTAACAATGCTGAAACGTTAGCCTGGCTCGGAAACCAACTTGCAATTGAATTTCACGTGCCGTTTAATAGCATTAAGTCTAAGGGTCCAAGTGAAATTGTTTTTGATCTCGACCCTCCCTCTAGGCAATATTTTAAACTTGCAGTCCAAGCAGCTCTATTGATGAAGAAAATATTCGATCAATTACAGCTTCAATCGTTTGTGAAAACTTCAGGTAATAAAGGGTTACAAGTATATATACCATTACCACCCAACACATTTTCTTATCATGATACACGGTTATTTACTCGATTTATTGCAAATTATTTAATAGAAAATGACCCACAGAAATTTACGGTAGAACGTTTGAAAAAAAAGCGGGAAAATCGCTTATATATCGACTATGTTCAGCACGCTGAAGGTAAAACAATTATTGCACCATATTCCGTAAGAGGAAATGTAGGTGCATATGTGGCAACGCCTCTTTTTTGGCATGAGGTTAATCATCAATTAAAAATTGAGCATTTTCCAATGGAATCCATCATAGAAAGAGTAACAACTAAAGGCTGTCCATTACATACTTTTCATCAAGTAGATAATAAACAGCCTTTTGAACAAATATTGAAATTTTTAGGGTCAAATAAGAGTTTATTGTAG
- a CDS encoding S-Ena type endospore appendage has protein sequence MIQTHNKCSCNVPKTLQPKKECIIQDETCGNFTLSCGCKDDIWTSPSFPVGGTVTVFYDKGCADILTVNIYLNLNIVGTLTIPNAFQGNNGNTRSITLKSFNRIEICCHGQTDQSKSCTGKFCISINYPCM, from the coding sequence GTGATACAGACACATAATAAATGTAGTTGTAACGTTCCAAAAACACTTCAACCGAAGAAAGAATGTATTATTCAGGATGAGACATGTGGTAATTTTACTTTGAGTTGTGGATGTAAAGATGATATATGGACTTCCCCTTCTTTTCCTGTTGGAGGTACAGTCACAGTGTTTTATGACAAGGGCTGTGCAGATATATTAACAGTAAATATATATTTAAATTTAAATATTGTAGGTACATTAACAATTCCTAATGCATTTCAAGGAAATAACGGAAATACACGTTCAATTACTTTAAAGTCTTTTAATCGAATTGAAATATGCTGTCATGGTCAAACAGATCAATCCAAGAGTTGTACAGGTAAATTTTGTATAAGTATTAATTACCCATGTATGTAA
- a CDS encoding S-Ena type endospore appendage yields the protein MSNCCCPDRGDEFFKDELCGNFTIPCGTQEVVIWTTENDAMEFFPVTGSLTVFLDRGCGDLTVELLEGGTTGTVVKTLTITPAMMSNNGNSMSTTQIGFDTVRLSCADDMDTGAACRGKYCLCVNYEAAI from the coding sequence ATGTCAAATTGTTGTTGTCCTGATAGAGGGGATGAATTTTTTAAAGATGAATTATGCGGAAACTTCACCATACCTTGTGGTACACAAGAAGTTGTTATTTGGACTACTGAAAATGATGCAATGGAATTTTTTCCAGTCACTGGCTCGTTAACAGTATTTTTAGATAGAGGCTGTGGAGATTTAACAGTGGAATTGTTAGAAGGTGGTACTACTGGTACAGTGGTTAAAACTTTAACGATTACACCAGCAATGATGAGTAATAATGGGAATAGTATGTCTACTACACAAATAGGTTTTGATACAGTTCGATTGTCTTGTGCGGATGACATGGATACAGGTGCTGCATGTCGTGGGAAATATTGCTTATGCGTTAACTATGAAGCAGCAATTTAG
- a CDS encoding CotY/CotZ family spore coat protein, whose amino-acid sequence MPCCCPNGDTGNGGNIRNCVCTVLEDNINQDVILTTNSNTIFYAFGNIRESSTGQGNCFVTVYFRVSEVDLESGCVTLQLLQPEGNREINVGNQCCIRLNQICQNDELDLTPIDDTVVVDCSCLCSVQIIPPL is encoded by the coding sequence ATGCCGTGCTGTTGTCCAAATGGAGACACTGGTAATGGTGGAAACATTCGTAATTGTGTTTGCACGGTTTTAGAAGATAATATAAATCAAGATGTAATTTTAACAACGAATAGTAATACTATATTCTATGCATTTGGTAACATAAGAGAGTCAAGCACAGGACAGGGAAATTGTTTTGTTACTGTATATTTTAGGGTTAGTGAAGTAGATTTAGAATCAGGTTGTGTTACTTTACAATTGTTACAGCCAGAAGGAAACAGAGAAATTAATGTAGGCAATCAATGTTGTATTAGGTTGAATCAAATTTGTCAAAATGATGAATTAGATTTAACCCCTATAGATGATACTGTCGTAGTAGATTGTAGCTGTCTATGTTCTGTCCAAATCATACCTCCATTGTAA
- a CDS encoding HAD family hydrolase, which produces MQKAVFLDRDGVINEVLSHRVKFVNKPSDFYLLDGVGEAIKLLNQANYKVFVVTNQGGVGLGYMKEQQLIRVHEKMKLDLKEYGAMIDDIAYCPHKPHEGCACRKPEPEMITNLAQKYNIALKDSYMIGDRDVDIFAGKSAGTKTILVGNDEQLGLADMWFANLLLAVKWIIDEGERVT; this is translated from the coding sequence ATGCAAAAAGCCGTATTTTTAGATAGAGATGGAGTTATTAATGAGGTGTTGTCACATCGTGTGAAATTTGTAAATAAACCGAGTGATTTTTATTTATTGGATGGCGTAGGTGAAGCGATAAAGTTGTTAAATCAAGCAAACTATAAAGTCTTTGTTGTAACGAACCAAGGTGGGGTTGGGTTAGGGTATATGAAGGAACAACAGCTAATACGTGTACATGAGAAAATGAAGCTTGATTTGAAGGAGTACGGAGCGATGATTGATGATATTGCTTATTGTCCCCATAAACCTCACGAGGGATGTGCATGTCGAAAGCCTGAACCAGAGATGATTACGAATCTTGCGCAAAAATATAACATCGCGCTTAAAGATAGCTATATGATCGGAGATCGTGATGTGGACATTTTTGCAGGTAAGTCGGCAGGGACAAAAACCATCTTAGTTGGAAATGATGAACAGCTTGGATTAGCTGATATGTGGTTTGCAAATTTATTACTTGCTGTTAAGTGGATTATAGACGAAGGAGAACGTGTGACATAA